A window of Roseovarius sp. THAF27 contains these coding sequences:
- a CDS encoding glycosyltransferase family 25 protein, with amino-acid sequence MEIHAFVLHLVRASARRENAQALLADARDIGGFRAEIWPAVDGGSMSSTDLSSSVGAALFEPGYPFPLKAGEIGCTLSHRQIWAELQRRDAGAALILADDAEIDPDTFHAALSLARPHIERLGYIQFQTNAPKGPSHLVDTFRDCRLVVPQQAGLRATGQMVSRAAAARLLALSDPFDRPVDAFVQSHWHTGLRPAMIYPSGLADIGPEIDDPAARPGDPSWTEKLVREFHGARYRTAVSRLSRRSAAPANGGFAADGDWAG; translated from the coding sequence ATGGAGATCCACGCCTTCGTGTTGCACCTCGTCCGGGCTTCGGCCCGGCGAGAGAACGCGCAGGCACTGCTGGCCGACGCTCGCGACATCGGCGGCTTCAGGGCCGAGATCTGGCCCGCCGTCGACGGCGGCTCGATGTCCTCCACCGACCTTTCGTCCAGCGTCGGGGCCGCGCTGTTCGAGCCGGGTTACCCGTTTCCCCTCAAGGCGGGCGAGATCGGCTGCACCCTCTCGCACCGCCAAATCTGGGCCGAGCTTCAGAGGCGCGACGCGGGCGCTGCACTGATCCTCGCGGACGACGCCGAGATCGACCCCGACACGTTTCACGCCGCGCTCAGCCTCGCCCGGCCCCATATTGAACGGCTTGGCTACATCCAGTTCCAGACCAATGCCCCGAAAGGCCCCTCGCATCTCGTCGACACGTTCCGCGACTGCCGCCTCGTGGTGCCGCAACAGGCCGGGCTGCGCGCCACCGGCCAGATGGTCAGCCGCGCCGCCGCCGCACGGCTGCTGGCGCTGTCCGACCCTTTCGACCGACCCGTCGATGCCTTCGTCCAGTCCCACTGGCACACCGGCCTGCGCCCGGCGATGATCTACCCCTCGGGCCTTGCCGATATCGGGCCAGAGATCGACGACCCTGCCGCCCGGCCGGGCGATCCCTCCTGGACCGAAAAGCTCGTGCGCGAATTCCACGGCGCCCGCTACCGCACGGCGGTCTCGCGCCTGTCGCGCCGCAGCGCCGCGCCCGCCAATGGCGGCTTCGCGGCGGACGGTGACTGGGCAGGCTGA
- a CDS encoding serine/threonine protein kinase, whose translation MNTIPDIAQAVFVPETVHKRDIFSETISGHLEGHPDIAVVLRKLDTVPLYARPLSRWLAARETRGLRAVQGIEGCPTLIRADHVGLLRSWTKGTPLQLAKPTDPTWYRDARRLLREMRRAGVTHNDIAKPQNWLMTPEGRAAVIDFQLASVHPRRGKLFRLKAREDLRHLLKQKRAYAPHLLTPSEHRMLAQKSLPSRVWMATGKRLYNFITRRLMNWSDGEGTEDRMERDGPALRKALLAHPQITDVALCTFALPAKGVGLYAFVETPLTASEVTKLAPAPKPEHIQTVTALPRHPDGAPRLDALTLIATNRLDELEQLQVDDPHLAATLKPIIAHRLNLTDRVLRA comes from the coding sequence ATGAACACCATCCCCGATATCGCGCAGGCCGTCTTCGTGCCCGAGACCGTGCACAAGCGCGATATCTTTTCCGAGACCATCTCCGGCCACCTCGAAGGCCACCCCGACATCGCCGTCGTCCTGCGCAAGCTCGACACGGTGCCGCTCTACGCCCGCCCTCTCTCGCGCTGGCTGGCTGCGCGCGAAACCCGCGGCCTGCGCGCCGTGCAGGGGATCGAAGGCTGCCCCACCCTCATCCGCGCCGACCACGTGGGCCTATTGCGCAGCTGGACCAAGGGCACGCCTTTGCAACTGGCCAAGCCCACCGATCCGACCTGGTACCGGGACGCCAGGCGCCTCTTGCGCGAAATGCGCCGCGCGGGCGTCACCCATAACGACATCGCCAAGCCGCAGAACTGGCTGATGACGCCCGAGGGCCGTGCCGCCGTCATCGACTTCCAGCTCGCCTCGGTCCATCCCCGGCGTGGCAAGCTCTTCCGTCTCAAGGCCCGCGAGGACCTGCGCCACCTGCTGAAACAGAAACGCGCCTACGCGCCGCATCTGCTCACCCCGTCAGAGCACCGGATGCTGGCACAGAAATCCCTGCCTTCCCGCGTCTGGATGGCCACCGGCAAACGGCTCTACAATTTCATCACCCGTCGCCTGATGAACTGGTCCGACGGCGAAGGCACCGAGGACCGCATGGAACGTGACGGCCCTGCCCTGCGCAAGGCCCTGCTCGCTCATCCGCAGATCACCGACGTGGCGCTCTGCACCTTCGCCCTGCCCGCCAAGGGCGTCGGCCTCTATGCGTTCGTCGAAACGCCGCTCACCGCGTCCGAGGTCACGAAACTGGCCCCCGCGCCAAAACCCGAACACATTCAGACCGTCACCGCACTCCCCCGCCATCCCGACGGCGCCCCACGGCTCGACGCGCTCACGCTCATTGCCACCAACCGGCTCGACGAACTCGAACAGCTACAGGTCGACGATCCCCACCTTGCCGCCACGCTGAAACCCATCATCGCGCACCGCCTCAACCTCACCGACCGCGTGCTGCGCGCCTGA
- a CDS encoding pseudouridine synthase: MSDYDPPMTPLEVLHEDHEILVVAKPPGLLSVPGKWAHLADCLLARVQEAFPMALLVHRLDRDTSGVMVFALSPHAQRHLGLQFEKRQVKKIYVARVWGRVEERTGTVDLPLIVDWPNRPRQKVCHETGKAAVTDWRVQRYGEGETRMRLMPKTGRSHQLRVHMQALGHPILGDPFYAEGAGLEHERLMLHSEELRLRHPDGGAGMVFRQKAPF, encoded by the coding sequence ATGTCCGATTACGACCCGCCGATGACCCCGCTGGAGGTGCTGCACGAGGATCACGAGATCCTGGTGGTGGCCAAGCCGCCCGGCCTGCTGAGCGTGCCGGGCAAGTGGGCGCACCTTGCCGATTGCCTGCTGGCGCGTGTGCAGGAGGCGTTTCCCATGGCGCTGCTGGTGCATCGGCTGGACCGGGACACGTCCGGCGTGATGGTCTTTGCGCTGTCGCCCCATGCGCAGCGGCACCTTGGCCTGCAATTCGAGAAGCGGCAGGTGAAGAAGATCTACGTGGCGCGGGTCTGGGGCCGGGTGGAGGAGCGGACCGGGACGGTGGACCTGCCGCTGATCGTGGACTGGCCGAACCGGCCGCGGCAGAAAGTGTGCCATGAGACCGGCAAGGCCGCGGTGACGGACTGGCGCGTGCAGAGATATGGCGAGGGCGAGACCCGGATGCGGCTGATGCCGAAGACCGGGCGCAGCCACCAGTTGCGCGTGCATATGCAGGCCTTGGGCCATCCGATTTTGGGGGACCCGTTCTATGCCGAGGGCGCGGGTCTGGAGCATGAACGGCTGATGCTGCATTCCGAGGAGTTGCGGCTGCGGCATCCCGATGGCGGGGCGGGGATGGTGTTTCGTCAGAAGGCGCCGTTCTAG
- a CDS encoding PLP-dependent aminotransferase family protein: MKRARYIHLADMLSTAIEEGKLAPGTKLPTHRAFAEQFSVALATATRVYSEVERRGLIVGEAGRGTFVRDVGLPPALGVRQTASDGLVDLVFNMPGNAGDADMLRAGLRRLAAAGDLEAMLRYQPHGGRAHERRIIAESLAGTLGPIDPDCLLVTSGGQHGLATVALGLLRSGDRVATDTLTYPGFKSVAALQGLDLVPVEGRHGVMDPDDLERQCRARKVRAVYLMPTVHNPLGAVMDEATRLHLIEIARAHDLLLIEDAAYAFLEPDPPPSLFALAPERTVYVGSFSKSLSTGLRLGYLVAPESHTDGLLEAIRATTWNAPALISGLVTGWVEDGTLAKSEATRRRDGAERQRLCRTVLGGSSVLSHRNAGFAWLSLEKGVRAEPIVTRLKAHGISASGAGPFATTVAAPQALRLAFGGIAMDALTGIFRTVRDAVDAASVS; encoded by the coding sequence ATGAAGAGGGCGCGATACATCCACCTTGCCGACATGCTCTCGACGGCGATCGAGGAGGGCAAGCTGGCCCCGGGCACGAAGCTGCCGACCCATCGCGCCTTTGCCGAACAGTTCAGCGTGGCCCTGGCCACGGCGACGCGTGTTTACAGCGAGGTCGAACGCAGAGGCCTGATCGTCGGCGAAGCCGGTCGCGGCACGTTCGTGCGCGATGTCGGGCTGCCGCCCGCGCTGGGGGTCCGGCAGACGGCCAGCGATGGACTCGTCGATCTTGTCTTCAACATGCCGGGGAACGCGGGCGATGCGGATATGTTGCGGGCGGGCCTGCGGCGGCTTGCGGCGGCGGGCGACCTTGAGGCGATGCTGCGGTATCAACCTCACGGCGGCCGGGCGCACGAGCGCCGGATCATTGCCGAAAGCCTTGCCGGAACCCTTGGCCCCATCGACCCCGACTGTCTTCTGGTCACGTCGGGCGGGCAGCATGGGCTGGCGACGGTCGCGCTCGGTCTTCTTCGGAGCGGCGACAGGGTCGCAACCGACACTCTGACATATCCCGGCTTCAAGTCCGTCGCGGCATTGCAGGGGCTGGATCTTGTTCCGGTCGAGGGGCGACATGGCGTGATGGACCCGGACGACCTGGAACGGCAGTGTCGCGCGCGCAAGGTGCGGGCGGTCTACCTGATGCCGACGGTTCACAACCCATTGGGGGCCGTCATGGACGAGGCAACGCGCCTGCACCTGATCGAGATCGCGCGCGCGCACGACCTGTTGCTCATCGAGGACGCGGCCTATGCATTCCTGGAACCGGACCCTCCGCCCAGCCTCTTCGCGCTTGCACCGGAACGAACGGTTTATGTCGGTAGCTTTTCCAAGAGCCTTTCGACAGGGTTGCGTCTGGGCTACCTGGTCGCACCCGAGAGCCACACGGACGGATTGCTAGAAGCGATCAGGGCGACGACCTGGAACGCCCCGGCGTTGATATCCGGCTTGGTCACGGGCTGGGTGGAGGACGGCACGCTTGCCAAATCCGAAGCCACCCGGCGGCGGGATGGCGCAGAGCGCCAGCGGCTCTGCCGGACGGTTCTTGGCGGTTCCTCGGTTCTGTCGCATCGCAACGCGGGCTTCGCCTGGTTGTCGCTTGAAAAGGGCGTTCGCGCCGAACCGATCGTCACACGGCTGAAGGCGCACGGAATTTCTGCGTCCGGCGCAGGACCTTTCGCAACCACTGTCGCAGCGCCACAGGCGTTGCGGCTTGCCTTCGGCGGGATCGCAATGGACGCGTTGACAGGAATTTTCCGGACGGTTCGGGACGCCGTCGATGCGGCATCGGTTTCGTAG